In the Sorghum bicolor cultivar BTx623 chromosome 4, Sorghum_bicolor_NCBIv3, whole genome shotgun sequence genome, AGTCATTTGATAGGGAATGTTTATACTAAATGTTCAATGTTACTCACTTTGTTCCAAACTATAAGCCACTTTGAGTTTTTTTCCATCTATTTTTGTTATGTATCTGTATATTATTATATTTGTATGCATTGCAAAATAGATATACCAAAAAAGTCAAAGtggtttataatttggaacagagggaatAAAACACTAGATATTTTGTAAATTACACAAGTACCTTTTCAAATAGTTGGATATATAAGAATCGCAAGTGCCAAAATCTCTCTTAAAATGTGTCAAATGCGTTGGCACGTCAGGCATTACCATATGTTTGAAGGGAGAAATCATTGGACCCACCACAACTCACAAAGAAGATTTGTGCGATAAGAATACAAGGAACCACTGATCTCTATGCTACATTGACACAATTCTGCGAGTTCATTACTTTCTCCTGTCAATTTATCTGCCTGGACGACAGGACGAGGAAGATCATCGCTCAAAGAACTGGAGCATGTTGGGGCTAAAAACGGGGGAAGCAGAAGTAACTACTCGTCGCTTAGTTCGATTTCGATTTCTGAGCGGCGGGCGGCCCGCAGAAGGCTTCCCGGTtgacggcggcgccgccgcgcaCGAGGAAGTGACCGAGCGACGGCGTGCTGGTCGCCGCGACCCCGTTCTCGTCGCACAGGAACTCCCGGCCGCACGCGCGCTCCACCTCCCGCTCGTAGTCGTGCACCATCACCTCCGTCTCCGTGCCCTTGGTCCGCGCCATCACCGCCGCCGAGTAGATCGCCGACATCCTCCCCGGCGACCCCTCCGTGAACCTTCAACACCATGCATGACAAAATCATCAGCTAATTAATGATTTGGTTTCCTTCCTTATTCAATGATTCAATCCTAAGAAACCATGGACGACGCGGCATCCGACATGCATGGCGATGGTGGCATGTGCACTGGCACGTACCCGCGCGGGCCGTCGACGAGGATGACGTCCCAGGCGACGTCGTAGAGCTGGTTGGGGAGGTCGTTGATGGCGAGGCGGCACTCGGAGAAGAGCAGGTTCTGGACGGGGCGGCActcggcggcgcgcgcggcgcgggcGGCGTCGAGGAGGTCCGGGAGCTCGCGCACCGCCGTGGCGTAGGCCACGTCGTAGGCCTCCAGCCCCGGGTGCTTCCCTTCCAGGTGCGCCACGTAGTAGGGGTTCTCGTCCAGGAACACCGTGCGCCCGCCGTGGTTCAGCGCGCGCCACAGCGGCGTCTCCGCGCCCAGCCCGAACACCAGCAGGTTGCACGGCGCGCGCCGCCGGAGCACCGACGCGATCGCGCGCACGTCCGGCTCCGGCATGCTCGACGACGAgttccccgccgccgccgcgtaaTGCACCAGCGCGTCGAACACGTACCGCGGCAGGCCAGCCTccgcggcgccggcgctggccgTGAAGGGCGCCGCCTGGTACGCCGCCCCGGCCGAGGCGCGCGCCGTGGAGAACACGGTGAGGAGGGACACGCAGGTGAACAAGGCCAAGAAGACCACCAGCCACATGCACCGGGACCACCCATGGAACGGCATGGGCGACGCCGGCGCCATCCCGTTCAGGGCCTTGTTCGACGACGTGTGGACGACGAGCAGCTTCGGACCGGCCATggccttcatcatctcctccgACTCTGGCCTTTGTGTGCGTCTGGACTCTGGAGTGAATGCTAATGAGGTTTAGTAGACGAGGTGCTGTGCAGATGGAATGGCTACTCACGCTGACATTTTTCAGGTGAGAGATCAGAGTTGGCAAGGGACGAAGGAATGGAGGTtgggatgggatgggatgggatgggatgggatgggGGTTGAGAGGGACTGACAGCACGCCAAGCTAGCtgaattaagcaaagttaaataagCTTATGTTGGATTAGTAGTTGGCATGTTGGGCAGGAAAGCAATCCAGGTTAAAAATTGCTTGAGGGTTGCAACCTGCAAGGCTTTGCTTCAGAGTGGCTCAAATTTGGGTAGGTTTTGATGGCACTCTTTTGATTTTGACACCAAATCTTTCTCGCGACATTAACTATATAATTTCCTATTTTAACCACTTTTTAGAAATGAAAATTATTAGCACAATAAAGAAGCATTTGTAATGcgatatttttttttctgaattcTCAAGTTTTTTTTAGATGAAGATCCTTCAAAGTTGAAATTTGTTAGTACCAAATAAGCCCATAAAATTGGAATGAGCTTAACGTGAATATTCCCCGGACAACCTAGTCATGACACTTGTTTTGGCAGAGTGAGGACCCATGGTGTTTGGCATTGCAGCACAGTACCAATCTGCCACTGCCTGATGAGTGATGATACAAGAGCATCATCGAAAAGCAACAGTAGATGACACCAGGTTTTGGAAGGGCAGCCAGCAGCTTTCTGACCACCACCAGACGTATATGAAACAAAAGCAATCAGGAGAGCATATCAGGTTTGGTGAGAAAAGTTGTGTTAACAAATGAAGACTGGAATTCCTTGACTGATCGCAAGATGCTACCAGCAGCAAACACTTAGAATGTAAGCTACAGGCGTGTCAGGAGCTAAAGTTTTGCAGATAGGAGGTGGCTCTCAGCTTCTCTCTCCGTTGCCTTCAAGTGAAGCCTCGGCAAAACCGGGCATGAAACACGCATCGCCCGCCCCAATTCCTTGTGCAGTCCAAAAGGACCAGAACCATTTCACAGTTTCACAGTTGCATTGACAGGAAGTAATTCGAAGACACGACATACCGACGCCAGTAACAATATACCATAAAAAGCATGGGTTGATGGGTTGGTCATCCAAACAGAAGATTAGCTGATAAACAGACAAAGGGATGTGAAAACGAACCTTTTATGGTAGCAGGTAGCGATGGCAATGCTCTATCTTCTTTTGCAGATTTTCTCATGAATATCACTGCTAAAGCCAGTTTTCATCAACTCCATAAATCGAAAGCGAAGGGGCATAACATCAGTTCCTCCATACTTTCTACCCAGTTTCAGTATTTTTGTGCGGTCGTAGCTAACCGCAGGGAGCATTCTTTTGGCACATTCAACTATTGGAATTCGATGACCATGCCAAACATCTTAAAACCTTCCATCAACCGAAAGTACAAGTACAACATACAACGGATATAGATGGAAACTTTCGTTCATAAAGTTTGGTATCGGCAATGTATTTACTACCACTTAACAGATGCATCTCTGGCATCCCTGCAGTAAAGAAGCAGTAATAGGAACAGAAGAAAGGTTTTACAAAATCTCACGGGTATCATGATCATCAGTTCATTGCCAGGTGTGACCATAGATAAACCACAGCAAGATGTAACCAGGATCATGCAGTCCCGCACCAGTAGGCTAAGTGCTCGTCCTTGCGAGATGTGCTAAAGAGCCCACCACATTTCAGGCAGATGAAGCTGCTCCCATCAGCAAACGCATCCAGGATGATCTGCTTCCTTCCACTCTCAGCAAGAATGCAGGCCTCATCAGAATTCAGCATATCGACAGGGTCTGACCCAGGTCCTTGTGAAGGGTTAGTATTTGTTGACTGAGCCTCTGCTATGGCACATTGGGCAAGCAAAGAGGCAAGCTCATCAACACTAGGAGTGGCCTGCAATCTCTGCGCATAGAGTTCACGCGCACGGTTCATTGTCTGCATGAGCGCTTGTTCACCACCTTGAGATCTTATGGCCAGGAGAACCTGCATAGTTTCATAACATGAGAATCAATATAACAGATACAGATGAATGGGCAtgaaatgagacaaatgagtcTCAACGAAACAAGATAAAGTTCAAAAGGTTAATAATTACCACAAGGCTCATCATTGGGATCTATACGAACAAAATTGAAACAGCCTTCCAGAAGGAATCAAAATAGAAATTATGCATTTCAATAGACCAGAATGCTTGTCACATTACCAATGTTTGATTCATTACCAGAACAAATCCTACAGTGTTATTATGAGGGACACATCAATCATAAGATCCCACAGGAAACAGCTAAGGCATAATCTTATATTGCGTAAATGTTGGTCTAAAAAAATCAGTTACACTAACATAGGCACATAGCTATGGTGCAGGCAGGAAGCACTAATGACAGAGTGTGGTGTTGCAGTTGAGAAGTAATTAGCCTACTACTCCAATCCACAGAGAAGACGTGCATTTCATTCGATCCATGTGATACATCAGGTAATATGCTATACATGTCTAATCCAAACAAGATACGGAAATTCCAATTTAACCATCGCACACTAATACATATAGAGAAAGATTTGTTTAGGCCTATATTGCCCTGTACTCCTGTGTAAATTTAGTACAGTATACTCAAATAATTTTATGAGGGTACCAAACACTAATTGTGGGCTGTGGCTTTCTTCTTCAACTTTTCCCAAACCAACCTTCTACTTTTACCCTTACTCACCAATATAAGGGCTCGACGGTCATTTTTAACAGGTCAAATCCAAAATGATTGATATTGAATGGAAGAACAAACATTATCAACTGTGCCCTGCACATATGGGATAGGACACCAGTTTTACACAAATATAAGACCACGAAGCAAGCTAAGGTGTACCCAAGCTGTCGTGAGTCTAGATCACATTCCGCTGTGTTAAGCATTTTATCCAAATCAAAAGTCTCTGATGAACTCTTAATGTTCAACCAACAGGAACATAAATTTGCTAACTAGTAAAGTTCACCACATAGGGCTAGTTAGTCTGAGTGGTTCCTTGAGGCAGCCCTCAAGCCGGTGACCCGGGTTCGATCCCCGGCATTGGCACCCGGAGGCCCCTGTGTTGGCCTTCcttgtgaaagaaaaaaaagagggaAATAAGACCTCTTAAATCTCGATTTGACTTGGCTGCTTGAGCTTAAGTAGCAGGCCCTTACATGGGACACCATCAATGGTCAGATAATGCATTGCCGTCTTAAACTCTGCATCACAAACAAAATTACAGTCTACAAGTTCTACAGATAAAACACAGACCATACCCAGAGTTGCGAGAACATTTAAAATCCAATAGTAAGctaaaaagaaaagtaaatgAATTCCCATGTTATATAGGGGAAGGAAAAGTGTACTTTCACAATATGCCACCACCCCAAAAGTTTCAGGATATGCTACTTCATGCCTCATTGTCATACCGAAAAGGGCCGATTCAGTGGGATATGGAAGTGACAATGCCTTATTCTTAAGTTTTAGAGGAGTGTCATATATCCTCATAAGACCCAAAAGTAAATATAAAGTACACATGGAGACAGGTAGAATTAACATTGGGACCTTAAAAAAAGGTTAACCTTATGGCAGTGCGAGAGCTGACAAGAAGTCAGGCAACCAAACATCGACTGTATTTAATTAAAGCCGTATGGACAACAGGCTTACAGATGGTAGTCATTGATTTTTCCAGACCGTTCATGTTCAgaattggaaaaaaaaaacaaaaaacggATAAAACTCTAACGGAAAGGGCTTGGACTGTATTTGAAACACGACTTACGTCCCAAATCAGCCATGCATGCAATGCCAGCAGAGCTAGGCACAAATGCACGGAGAGCACATAAATCAAAAGTATAGCGAGGGATACGATACATGAGTTGACAATGATCAAAACGGCAGCTTTTCATTACTTGGCAACTACATGTGTCTATCAACATTCACCGATGCCTTTGGTTCTTACTCGCTGTGCCACTGAAAATTTGATGGTGAATCACATATTGAAATGGTGAGGTACATGATGCGCTTAAAAGACCACGAGCAAACAGCACACTGCAAGTGAGGATTCTGGAAACacacattttggtaaggataaGTTACAAGAGTTCCAGACAAAGGATAAATGCAGTAGTTAGGATGTGTGTGCATAAAGCCACGATTTCCTTTCTTCCCTTCTTGAGGAGAACCTGGAAAGTACTCCTTTCGCTCGCCCAAGAAACAGGCAGACAACAACAACATATTCGGAAGGGATAGCTGCAAAAGTAGCAAGGCACCTAAGCACCTACCCGTAGCATCATCCTCTAGAACGAATCGTACCTAATCAATCCCAAACCCTAAGACCTAGAACGGATCACACCTAAACCTCCCTTCGGCCTCTCCGCGCGAAACCTCAAGCCGGATGGATAACGCCATCGGGAGCACGGCCCAAAACGAGATCGAACCAGGGGAACCTCACCGCGAATCCGCGATCGTCTAACCACGCGATTGATCAGCTTCCAATACGTACGATACGTGACGGGAAAAAACACCACGGATTCCCCATTTCATCGCCGGACACCGGGCAACGGTGGAGACGAACGCGAGACTGACAGCACGTGAAATGGAGACCGAACGGAGAaggggagagagggggagggttCTCACCGCCTGCAGAGCGAGGGACGGCTTGCCCTCCTCGAGCAGCCCGCGGGCGCGGGACAGCATGCTCCACCCCTCCCCAACCGCTGCCGGCGCCGGAGCGACCGCCGGAGCCGGAGGCTGGGGCGCGGGGTCCATCTCCATCTCGACGTCGGGCGGGTCCATCGGCGGCGCCATCGATCTCGCTCGCCGCTTCTCTCCTGTGCTTCGCCGCCGCGGGGAACAGTTCGCTGCTGGGTGCTGGCGGACgacggctgcggctgcggctgcggtgCCAGCGCCACGCCTCCAGATGCTTCCAGCCAGGTGTGCGTGGCGGCTTTTATGGGTTGTCGAGTCTTTGGTCTAGTTCCAGATTCCAGACTGAGAAACAAAGGAAGCTACCGCCCGTTTTCTTTGGATAAAACgcctaaaaaaatcaaaatgtcCGTTCATAGAACTTTCGATGCTAGAGACTAGCAATGTAGGGTTTAAGATGTAGAAGAGGTGTGTAACTATCTCTATTAGATATGAACCGAGCTTCAGGTAGGGAAGAAACATGTGACATAAGTAATAAAGACAAAAAGATGGCGGAAGTATTGCGCGCCACAACTGAGTAACACACGGCGGTGGTAAATGAGATAGTAAGGTGATAAGAACTTACCCGCCACCGGTGATGGATATCCAGTTAAATGGTGAAAGGGTAGTAAATATGGGACGCGTCTAGATCCTTCGCTATGGTACTTTGTTGAGCAataacgtgtgtttgattcccTCGTTCAAGCTTCTCGGAAACTATATTGCCAAGGTTTGCTCATTCACGTAGGAGAGCCAGATCAGCTCGCCCGAGAGGGCAAGATCCTTGTTTCATGCAGCGAGCATAGCGAGGCGAGGCAATGTGTCACTAGAACCAAGAACACTCTATATGATGGTTAGGACAATTGCATACTTCTCTTTGACCTTTTCTTTTGACTCCTCTTCATATTCCTCTTTTTAATCTCTGCCATTTTTATCCATAGGCAGCAATTGTTGTGTGTGTGCTTGTGTGTGGAGAGGAAGGTTGGCTTGAGAGGAGTCTCATTGTTCAAGCTGGGAAGGATGACTTGAATCCCCATCCACCGCCCATTTGAAAAACCCTCACTCTAATGTCTTGATCACCACTATCCAAAAAGATCAGTTTAGCTATACATTACACCTAGGTGGTTAGGAAATTTCATTGTtctcttttctaaaaaaatcatcGTTCTCTATAGAACTTTCAAGGGTAAGTTAGGAATTAAGGGTTTAAGATAAGTAAAAGGAGTTAGTGTAACTATCTATAGTAAACCTAAACGGAGCTTTGGAGGCAATAGAGTAACACATGACGGTGATAATTGAAACAACTTTGTGGCGACGACGTTGCCCACCACACCTGAGTACACATGTGGTAGTGGTAAATGAGAAACCAAGATGATGGGGACATTGCCTGCCACATATGATTAACACGTGGTGATGGTAAAGAGACAGCAAGGTGGCAAAGATGTTTCGCGCGGTAGGCAATAATGGAGATTTGGTTAGACGATGGAAGAGTAGTGGCAACTACTAGTAGCAAATATAGGATGACCGATTATAATGGTTCGGTACTTCTCTTTGATCTTTTATTTTCCCTCCTCTtcatattcatatttttttctcttcGCCTTTTTATCCATACATAGAAGTTGTGTTGCGCGTGCTTGTGCGTGGGCTTTGTAGAGCCTTTTTTAGATTAGCTAGAGGTAAAAACTAgtataaattaactaggctAGCCAATAATTGGTTAAAATTTTGGCTCTAGAATTAGCTCAATTATTAGGTGCTTGTTCATAGGTAAAACCTATTTTACCTCACTAAACTATCCTTGAAGTTTAGTTTTCTCACTTAATTCTAAAATCAGGTAAACCACCACTCTTAACATTTAAAACCGTTTATTTTACCTCCCTGACTCGGTTATAGGTGGGTTCAAAGGTGGTTTTtatcctttttatttattttggctaaatttttaaaaaaccatagtaaatcataaaaaaataatttttttggactccacatgagtagatatACACAGTGAATATACAAAATGATAtgttttagtataaagtttttgttgtagctttagatctatgctttcTTGTAATTAATTCAAAGCTGCAGTTTCTATGATCCAATTATGGTGAAAATCTTATGATGGTATAATTAGTATATGATTGATACGTAGTTAAAAATTTATGttcattggatcatgtataaatgagttataaatttttttagttttatgcATGTTAAAGAGTTTTAAAATAGTTAAAATTGTGTAATAATAGAAATGcatatgaaatttttactacagTTAAAGCATACAATAttgagactaccataaaaatttgccATAATTGGACTATAGAAACCACAATTAtgaattaattacaaaaaaagcaatagatctaaagctacagtAAAAACTTTATACTCAAACATAACGTATTATATGTTTATTATGTGCATCTAGTCATGTGGACTCCAAAGCAATATATTTTATATTTCTTTtgctgtgatttactatgattttttaaatattCAGCTAAAATAATAGAAAAAGATAAAACTATCGTTGAAAATCACGTATAACTGGGTCAGAGAAATGATTTCAAAAGTTGAGAGAGGTGATTTACCCGATTTTCAAGTTTAGAGAGGAAAATTGAACTTCAAGAATAGTTatgagaaaaaaacaaaaatacaagtCTATTTAGTTACAGTCTTATCCGGTTTTCGAGTTCACGAGAAAAACTAAACTTTGAGAATAGTTCATGGAGAAAAAGACAAAAGTAT is a window encoding:
- the LOC8076086 gene encoding protein IRREGULAR XYLEM 15; this translates as MMKAMAGPKLLVVHTSSNKALNGMAPASPMPFHGWSRCMWLVVFLALFTCVSLLTVFSTARASAGAAYQAAPFTASAGAAEAGLPRYVFDALVHYAAAAGNSSSSMPEPDVRAIASVLRRRAPCNLLVFGLGAETPLWRALNHGGRTVFLDENPYYVAHLEGKHPGLEAYDVAYATAVRELPDLLDAARAARAAECRPVQNLLFSECRLAINDLPNQLYDVAWDVILVDGPRGFTEGSPGRMSAIYSAAVMARTKGTETEVMVHDYEREVERACGREFLCDENGVAATSTPSLGHFLVRGGAAVNREAFCGPPAAQKSKSN
- the LOC8076087 gene encoding uncharacterized protein LOC8076087, with protein sequence MAPPMDPPDVEMEMDPAPQPPAPAVAPAPAAVGEGWSMLSRARGLLEEGKPSLALQAVLLAIRSQGGEQALMQTMNRARELYAQRLQATPSVDELASLLAQCAIAEAQSTNTNPSQGPGSDPVDMLNSDEACILAESGRKQIILDAFADGSSFICLKCGGLFSTSRKDEHLAYWCGTA